A genomic window from Candidatus Obscuribacter sp. includes:
- a CDS encoding c-type cytochrome, whose product MAKKACFKCWPVVAVLALLFFAMSSLQAGHSGEVESSKNDPVKKGKMAFVRASCWGCHAHGDNTLNQDRPLKGAAFLRRYPSDQKIRAFVRQGSPRRGMPAFSKERLSDSDLDSIIVFIRSLTPAK is encoded by the coding sequence ATGGCGAAGAAAGCCTGCTTTAAGTGTTGGCCTGTTGTTGCAGTTTTGGCACTGTTGTTTTTTGCTATGAGCAGTTTGCAAGCTGGTCATAGTGGTGAAGTCGAATCAAGCAAAAATGACCCTGTCAAAAAAGGCAAAATGGCTTTTGTCAGAGCCAGCTGTTGGGGCTGTCATGCCCATGGTGATAATACTCTCAATCAAGATAGACCACTCAAAGGCGCGGCCTTTTTAAGGCGCTATCCCAGTGACCAAAAAATACGAGCATTTGTGCGTCAGGGATCGCCCCGGCGCGGTATGCCGGCATTTAGCAAAGAGCGACTCTCTGACAGCGATCTCGACTCGATAATTGTTTTTATTCGCAGTCTTACGCCTGCTAAATAG
- a CDS encoding DUF1634 domain-containing protein: MTDDNSHKANIEPGSTVADIERAIEIKIALVLAFGVVVSCLVVAFGAVLFLMHHGQDQMQFHVFKGEPLYLSNLPLLFAALKDFKAIAIVQTGLIILIVTPLVRVLLTFLMFVRLKDTKFACISLLVSIILLVALLGEN, encoded by the coding sequence ATGACCGACGACAACAGCCACAAAGCTAATATTGAGCCAGGCAGCACTGTCGCTGATATCGAGCGTGCCATCGAGATCAAAATCGCTCTTGTGCTGGCTTTTGGTGTGGTCGTCTCTTGTCTCGTTGTGGCTTTTGGGGCAGTGCTGTTTTTAATGCATCACGGTCAAGATCAAATGCAATTTCATGTTTTTAAAGGAGAACCGCTTTATCTCAGCAACTTGCCCCTGCTCTTTGCTGCTCTCAAAGATTTTAAGGCGATTGCTATTGTGCAGACCGGGCTGATCATTTTGATTGTGACGCCGCTTGTGCGGGTGCTTTTGACGTTTTTGATGTTTGTCAGGCTAAAGGACACAAAATTTGCCTGTATCTCATTGCTTGTATCGATAATTTTGCTGGTTGCTCTCTTAGGTGAAAATTAA
- a CDS encoding dihydrofolate reductase: protein MREKFDIVVACDQKFGIGKNNSLPWRLSQDLKYFKELTLSRPPVEDEVPKRSNAVIMGRKTWESIPAQYRPLAGRFNVVLTRNLNYQLPQGVFKAPSLDDALNLLSKGPVDRVFVIGGAEVYKEALIHDRCGLLYVTEVRAVFECDTFLPDFKPFFQLMSCSEVVTENNIDFCFKVYEFSLADHIIYKEAALDGEESLL, encoded by the coding sequence GTGCGCGAAAAATTCGACATAGTCGTAGCTTGCGATCAGAAGTTTGGCATAGGCAAAAACAATAGTTTGCCCTGGCGTTTGTCTCAAGACCTCAAATACTTCAAAGAATTGACCTTGAGTCGACCACCAGTGGAAGACGAAGTGCCGAAGCGCTCCAATGCGGTCATTATGGGACGTAAGACCTGGGAATCGATTCCAGCTCAATATCGTCCTCTAGCTGGTCGCTTTAATGTTGTTTTGACGCGCAATTTAAATTACCAGCTGCCTCAGGGTGTGTTTAAAGCGCCATCACTGGATGATGCTCTCAATTTGCTGAGCAAAGGTCCGGTTGATAGAGTCTTTGTAATTGGCGGTGCTGAAGTCTATAAAGAAGCACTGATACATGATCGCTGCGGATTGCTCTATGTCACAGAAGTAAGAGCAGTGTTTGAATGCGATACATTTTTGCCCGATTTTAAGCCGTTTTTTCAGCTTATGTCATGCTCAGAAGTAGTGACCGAAAACAACATCGACTTTTGCTTCAAAGTATATGAATTCAGTCTGGCTGATCACATTATCTATAAAGAGGCAGCTTTAGATGGCGAAGAAAGCCTGCTTTAA
- a CDS encoding leucyl/phenylalanyl-tRNA--protein transferase, whose protein sequence is MKDKLTVDLLLRAYCQGIFPMGSDDGVIRWYSPDPRCIFDLDDFHVPSRMARTYRKNLYEMRVDTCFREVMIACSDRQETWITEPILEVYCQLHQYGFAHSVESFCDGQLVGGLYGVTVGGAFMGESMFARRTDASKYALIYLVERLKERGYILLDTQYNNNHLATFNAVEIPRIEYLARLNDALMLNCKFD, encoded by the coding sequence ATGAAAGATAAGCTGACTGTTGATTTACTTCTGAGAGCCTACTGTCAGGGTATTTTTCCGATGGGTAGCGATGATGGCGTGATTCGCTGGTATTCGCCCGATCCCCGCTGTATTTTTGATCTCGATGACTTCCATGTACCATCTCGCATGGCTCGTACTTATCGCAAAAATCTATATGAGATGCGGGTTGATACATGCTTTAGAGAAGTAATGATCGCATGCAGCGATCGCCAAGAAACCTGGATCACTGAGCCCATTCTTGAGGTCTATTGCCAGCTGCATCAATACGGCTTTGCTCATTCGGTGGAGAGCTTTTGTGACGGCCAGCTGGTCGGTGGTCTTTATGGCGTTACTGTCGGCGGTGCTTTTATGGGTGAATCAATGTTTGCCCGTCGCACCGATGCCAGTAAATACGCCTTGATATATCTGGTCGAGCGCCTAAAAGAGCGCGGTTATATATTGCTTGATACTCAATATAACAACAATCACCTGGCCACGTTTAATGCGGTAGAAATACCTCGCATTGAGTACCTGGCCAGGTTGAATGATGCTCTGATGTTGAACTGTAAGTTTGATTAG
- a CDS encoding sigma-70 family RNA polymerase sigma factor encodes MARKAAQKKFEFVEEVSFEDPFEEEVVSISQIDLDNPEAIDDGLGEAPDEGISPRGKLISTPGEDPVQFYLRSIGRIKLLAAKEEIELARRIQIGDALAKHKLVQANLRLVVSIAKKYQNRGLPLLDLIQEGNLGLIRAAEKFDAERGYKFSTYATWWIRQGITRAIADKSRTIRVPVHMVETINNLRKVTRKLSQELDRRPTLEELAKEMTTSIEKVRDILAANRSPLSLDTPYGEEEDNSLAEIVQDENHEGPEGTASQTLMSQDIRGVLSMLTPREREIIILRFGLNDGKPRTLEQVGKLVGITRERTRQIEIKALRFLRQSDAGSQLKDYLEN; translated from the coding sequence ATGGCAAGAAAAGCGGCGCAAAAAAAATTCGAATTTGTCGAGGAAGTGTCTTTTGAAGATCCCTTTGAAGAAGAGGTGGTCTCTATCAGTCAAATCGACCTCGATAATCCAGAAGCAATAGATGACGGACTAGGTGAGGCTCCCGATGAGGGCATATCTCCACGTGGCAAGCTTATTAGCACACCCGGCGAAGACCCGGTGCAGTTTTATCTGCGCTCAATTGGTCGGATCAAATTGCTTGCTGCCAAAGAAGAAATAGAACTGGCAAGACGTATCCAGATAGGAGACGCCCTGGCCAAACACAAACTGGTGCAGGCTAACCTGAGACTAGTTGTGAGTATCGCAAAAAAATATCAAAACCGCGGATTGCCGCTCCTGGACTTGATTCAGGAAGGCAACCTGGGACTGATTAGAGCTGCCGAAAAATTTGACGCTGAGCGTGGCTATAAGTTTAGTACTTACGCCACCTGGTGGATAAGGCAGGGTATTACTCGCGCTATTGCTGATAAATCAAGGACTATCCGTGTGCCTGTGCACATGGTTGAGACCATCAACAATCTGCGCAAAGTGACGCGCAAACTATCCCAAGAGCTGGACAGACGTCCTACTCTTGAGGAGCTGGCCAAAGAAATGACCACCAGCATCGAAAAAGTGCGCGATATCCTGGCGGCCAACCGCTCGCCTCTATCTCTCGATACACCCTATGGAGAGGAAGAAGACAACAGTCTGGCTGAAATAGTGCAGGATGAAAATCACGAAGGACCAGAAGGCACAGCCTCTCAAACACTGATGTCGCAAGATATCAGAGGAGTACTCTCGATGCTCACACCAAGAGAGCGCGAGATCATCATCCTGCGTTTTGGTCTCAATGATGGTAAGCCCCGCACTCTTGAGCAAGTCGGTAAACTCGTTGGTATCACCCGCGAGCGCACCAGACAGATAGAGATAAAAGCACTACGCTTTTTGCGTCAATCTGACGCCGGTAGCCAACTCAAAGACTACCTCGAAAATTAA
- the ccsB gene encoding c-type cytochrome biogenesis protein CcsB has product MTDLQMTLTNTAGLSSVMSLWVFVVSNMSSKFKERAIKVANIVLAIGFVALSVAIVARGIEAERFPLANLYESLLWFAWAIMGGFLFVSRAYGVYQLGWLACLTAAVFFFYGNCLPQSQHDIAPLVPALVSYWRWVHVPPLIVSYAMFFLAGLSGLINLWQSGRLKSLWICIIAIVVAGSAIGMGTFSDQYDVHLLQALFMGASLIGPALAFMVLGQINNKVADAPGRARTAEISDDVGFRCVSVGLPLLTFGIITGGLWANHAWGSYWSWDPKESMALVTWLSYAAYIHLRIQRELSAPKMSVVAVIGLLLTLLTYLGFNSLGFGGLHSYGKFKETAPAQTQAK; this is encoded by the coding sequence ATGACTGATTTGCAGATGACACTGACTAATACCGCTGGACTATCGTCGGTGATGTCCCTCTGGGTATTTGTTGTCTCCAATATGAGCAGCAAGTTTAAAGAGCGTGCCATTAAAGTAGCAAATATCGTACTGGCTATAGGCTTTGTTGCTCTATCGGTGGCCATTGTTGCTCGCGGTATAGAGGCGGAGAGATTTCCTCTGGCCAATTTGTACGAGTCGCTGCTTTGGTTTGCCTGGGCTATTATGGGCGGATTTTTATTTGTCTCGCGTGCATATGGTGTCTATCAGCTTGGCTGGTTGGCCTGTCTTACTGCTGCTGTGTTTTTCTTTTATGGTAATTGTCTGCCCCAGAGTCAGCATGATATTGCCCCTCTGGTGCCAGCTCTAGTCAGTTACTGGAGATGGGTGCATGTGCCACCACTTATAGTCTCGTATGCCATGTTTTTTTTGGCAGGACTTAGTGGTCTTATCAATCTCTGGCAATCAGGACGACTCAAGAGTCTGTGGATCTGTATCATTGCCATTGTTGTTGCAGGCTCGGCGATTGGTATGGGTACTTTTAGCGACCAATATGATGTGCACTTATTGCAAGCACTCTTTATGGGCGCCAGTCTGATTGGTCCAGCATTGGCATTTATGGTGCTTGGTCAAATCAACAATAAAGTAGCTGATGCTCCGGGCCGTGCTCGCACTGCCGAGATAAGCGATGATGTAGGCTTTAGATGCGTCAGTGTCGGTCTGCCCCTTTTGACCTTTGGTATCATCACCGGTGGCTTGTGGGCCAATCATGCCTGGGGTAGTTATTGGTCCTGGGACCCCAAAGAGTCTATGGCTCTGGTTACCTGGCTTTCTTATGCCGCCTACATACATTTGCGCATCCAGCGTGAGCTGAGCGCTCCCAAGATGTCTGTGGTAGCAGTGATTGGTTTACTGCTCACACTACTTACTTATCTGGGCTTTAACTCACTTGGTTTTGGTGGTTTGCACTCTTACGGCAAGTTTAAAGAGACTGCACCGGCTCAAACTCAAGCTAAATAA
- a CDS encoding polyprenyl synthetase family protein translates to MTTADATHQPVLDLTQISRPVAHELKLVEEWLTTNLIDESPFVGELLSQLFASGGKRIRPLITLLGSAASLSDPAVDKAHSKLARVHIILAVLTELIHSASLVHDDVIDAASTRRGKETVNRRFSDKMAVLLGDLLFAQASICLSRIMNPVVVGVYGQVLGDLCSGEISQMRQHFSLKVDFDAYIQKSIGKTASLIAAGAHCGAILNARPDSEIKALKDYGINVGICFQIVDDLLDITSSTAKTGKPVGSDLRGGVITAPALYILEREDDMAKELSELIRTRQVENDEGLARAVEIIKAGGGITKTEALAKEYGDKAQAALSVFADSDAKKSLIDVIQYVLTRVS, encoded by the coding sequence ATGACCACTGCAGATGCAACCCATCAGCCTGTCCTGGACCTGACTCAGATCTCACGTCCTGTGGCGCACGAACTCAAGCTCGTGGAAGAATGGTTGACCACAAACTTAATTGACGAGAGCCCCTTTGTCGGAGAGCTGCTCTCCCAGCTATTTGCCTCTGGTGGCAAACGCATTCGTCCACTGATAACACTTCTGGGCAGCGCTGCCAGTCTCAGTGACCCTGCTGTTGATAAGGCTCATAGCAAGCTTGCCAGAGTACACATCATCCTTGCTGTATTGACCGAGCTTATCCACTCTGCCAGCCTCGTGCACGATGATGTTATCGACGCTGCCTCCACTAGACGTGGCAAAGAGACTGTCAATCGCCGCTTTAGCGACAAAATGGCTGTGCTTTTAGGCGATTTGCTCTTTGCCCAAGCCTCAATCTGTCTATCTCGCATCATGAATCCTGTCGTAGTCGGCGTTTATGGTCAGGTGCTGGGAGATCTTTGTTCTGGCGAAATAAGCCAGATGCGTCAGCACTTTAGTCTTAAAGTTGATTTTGACGCTTATATCCAAAAATCAATTGGTAAGACCGCCTCACTTATAGCTGCCGGTGCACATTGCGGCGCCATTTTAAACGCCAGGCCCGATAGCGAGATCAAAGCCCTCAAAGATTACGGTATCAATGTCGGTATTTGTTTTCAGATCGTTGATGACTTGCTGGATATCACAAGCTCCACAGCTAAGACCGGTAAACCAGTCGGTAGTGATCTCAGAGGTGGTGTCATAACCGCTCCGGCTCTCTATATCCTGGAACGCGAGGATGACATGGCCAAAGAGCTAAGTGAGCTTATCCGCACCCGTCAGGTCGAAAACGATGAAGGGCTGGCAAGAGCCGTAGAGATAATCAAAGCTGGCGGTGGTATCACAAAAACCGAAGCTCTGGCAAAAGAGTATGGTGACAAAGCGCAAGCTGCACTCAGTGTCTTTGCTGATAGTGATGCCAAAAAGTCTCTGATTGATGTGATCCAATATGTGCTTACCAGGGTGAGCTAA
- a CDS encoding YlqD family protein yields the protein MAESISLIRQIAVRAIVTENFKNQVASEISRNIQQIDAELQQLEFKGKRAISDIEKRAGGVVSNDARVQIETIRNQVEAEKMRLLQLKEEMQGQNQALTELPVGSVVTQFTVENPVEVRIGENIFQRLEGGEILVKDGVIQEIRI from the coding sequence ATGGCTGAGTCAATTAGCCTGATCCGTCAGATCGCTGTCAGAGCAATAGTCACTGAAAATTTCAAAAATCAGGTGGCTAGCGAAATTTCGCGCAACATACAACAGATAGATGCTGAGCTTCAGCAACTGGAGTTTAAAGGTAAACGCGCCATATCAGACATCGAAAAACGTGCTGGCGGTGTCGTCTCTAACGACGCCCGGGTGCAGATAGAGACCATCCGCAATCAAGTAGAAGCCGAAAAAATGCGTCTTTTGCAACTCAAAGAAGAGATGCAAGGACAAAATCAGGCTCTCACGGAGCTACCAGTGGGCAGTGTAGTTACACAATTCACAGTAGAAAACCCAGTGGAAGTGAGAATCGGCGAAAACATCTTCCAGAGACTGGAAGGTGGAGAAATACTGGTCAAAGACGGCGTAATTCAAGAAATTCGCATTTAG
- a CDS encoding thymidylate synthase gives MKQYLDMVRHVLENGERKEDRTGTGTISMFGMQTKYDLRQGFPLLTTKKVNFAAVVRELLWFLRGSTNINDDLTQHTPIWDAWADKNGELGPIYGYQWRNWPVYTKVTEDGQGVLYRQGHIDQISNVIQQIKTNPDSRRLLVTAWNVSDIDKMALPPCHMMFQFYVVNGRLDLQLYQRSADLAVGVPFNIASYALLLMMVANECKLSPGIFTHTFGDAHIYLDHLKGLDEQLKREPGTLPTVTIADKPVLQLGFDDFELHNYSHQGFIKFPVAV, from the coding sequence ATGAAGCAGTATCTAGATATGGTGCGCCACGTACTCGAAAACGGTGAGCGCAAAGAAGATAGAACCGGTACTGGCACTATCTCGATGTTTGGCATGCAAACCAAATACGATTTGCGCCAGGGCTTTCCTCTATTGACCACCAAAAAAGTCAACTTTGCAGCTGTGGTCAGAGAGCTACTCTGGTTTTTGCGCGGCTCCACCAATATCAACGATGATCTCACCCAGCACACACCTATATGGGATGCCTGGGCTGACAAAAATGGCGAGCTAGGACCTATTTATGGCTATCAGTGGCGCAACTGGCCTGTTTACACCAAGGTCACAGAAGACGGTCAAGGAGTGCTTTATCGCCAGGGGCATATCGATCAGATAAGCAATGTGATCCAGCAAATCAAGACCAATCCGGATAGTCGCAGATTGCTTGTTACTGCCTGGAATGTGTCGGATATCGACAAGATGGCGCTGCCGCCTTGCCATATGATGTTTCAGTTTTATGTAGTCAACGGGCGTCTTGATTTGCAGCTCTATCAGCGCTCAGCCGATTTGGCTGTTGGCGTGCCTTTTAATATTGCCAGCTATGCTCTGCTTTTGATGATGGTGGCAAACGAGTGCAAACTCAGCCCAGGTATTTTTACTCATACGTTTGGTGATGCTCACATCTATCTAGATCATCTCAAGGGTCTCGATGAACAGCTCAAGCGTGAGCCCGGTACTCTCCCCACTGTCACTATTGCTGACAAGCCGGTATTGCAGCTGGGCTTTGATGATTTTGAGTTGCACAACTACAGCCACCAGGGCTTTATCAAATTTCCAGTGGCGGTCTGA
- a CDS encoding cytochrome c biogenesis protein ResB yields MGTFQLSQKDSPADNDETVSDPAVTEAKGPKKPAHRKISIFASVPLSITLMVLMAATILLGAWCPQESQVGQAKVFEAFDRQTAELLVRAGVSDIFHSTWFLALTALMSLNIVVVSFQRVFPKLSGYLKRDMPFFAGREISKLPAHATLVSADSTQTAAILATLSATLTRLGYKVKMDGDRLMAESGRYGRLSASITHVGLLSLMAGISITSWTGFTGFQPVLLGQALNFDDAKHASLWIGKKPDWTAKVESSRRENYPTGEAKQWYSNLSVIKNGKAVKTQEISVNNPLSYDNVDIYQSSWGLDQVVISFNDKERTLGLQSMGQKYAAFLPLDADTMLVLSLNSEGKELRVFGKRREWEAPKLLQVVPVGQSISLGDVQMKFVKVLPITGLQYKCDPGLPVTYVAFFIIMVGIFLAAVPHRHFWCAVEKSDNGALIYLGGTSRKAKVGFERGLDKIKESLSKQFNLVTQTKIEDTP; encoded by the coding sequence ATGGGTACCTTTCAACTATCGCAAAAAGACTCGCCTGCCGATAACGATGAGACAGTCTCTGACCCGGCAGTGACAGAGGCGAAAGGTCCTAAAAAGCCCGCTCATCGTAAAATCAGTATTTTTGCTTCGGTGCCGCTATCAATAACTTTGATGGTGCTGATGGCTGCCACCATTTTGCTTGGTGCCTGGTGCCCACAAGAATCACAAGTGGGTCAAGCCAAAGTCTTTGAAGCCTTTGACCGCCAAACAGCTGAGCTGCTTGTGCGCGCCGGTGTTAGTGATATTTTTCACTCCACCTGGTTTTTGGCTCTCACAGCACTTATGAGTCTCAATATCGTTGTTGTTAGCTTTCAAAGAGTATTTCCCAAGCTCAGTGGCTACCTCAAGCGCGATATGCCCTTTTTTGCCGGTCGCGAAATTTCTAAATTGCCTGCCCATGCCACGCTTGTCAGTGCCGATAGTACTCAGACTGCGGCCATTTTGGCCACGCTTTCTGCTACTTTGACCAGACTTGGTTACAAAGTAAAAATGGATGGCGATAGGCTCATGGCCGAGTCCGGTCGTTATGGTCGACTGTCTGCATCCATTACCCATGTGGGCTTGCTTTCATTGATGGCTGGTATTTCAATTACCAGCTGGACTGGGTTTACGGGGTTTCAGCCAGTCCTACTGGGACAAGCACTCAACTTTGATGATGCCAAACATGCCTCACTCTGGATTGGCAAAAAGCCAGACTGGACTGCCAAAGTAGAGAGCAGCAGACGCGAAAACTATCCCACTGGCGAAGCCAAACAGTGGTATAGCAATTTGAGTGTTATTAAAAATGGCAAGGCCGTAAAGACTCAAGAGATCTCGGTCAATAATCCGCTCAGCTATGACAATGTCGATATCTATCAATCAAGCTGGGGGCTAGATCAAGTCGTCATCAGCTTTAACGATAAAGAGCGCACTCTTGGTTTGCAGAGTATGGGCCAAAAGTACGCTGCCTTTTTGCCTCTCGATGCCGATACAATGCTAGTACTCTCTCTCAATAGCGAAGGCAAGGAGCTGAGAGTATTTGGTAAGAGGCGTGAGTGGGAAGCACCCAAGCTTTTGCAAGTAGTACCCGTGGGACAGTCCATCAGTCTTGGTGATGTCCAGATGAAGTTTGTCAAAGTGTTGCCCATCACAGGTTTGCAATATAAATGCGATCCGGGATTGCCAGTCACTTATGTCGCTTTTTTCATCATTATGGTTGGCATTTTTCTTGCCGCTGTACCGCACAGACACTTCTGGTGCGCTGTCGAAAAATCAGATAACGGTGCTCTGATTTATTTGGGCGGCACATCGAGAAAGGCTAAAGTCGGCTTTGAGCGCGGGCTGGATAAAATCAAAGAAAGTCTCAGTAAGCAGTTTAATCTGGTAACGCAAACGAAAATTGAGGATACCCCATGA
- the pruA gene encoding L-glutamate gamma-semialdehyde dehydrogenase yields MIHEFQNEAFTDFSQSANCDALKAAITKVRGELGKKYPLVIDGEKIETQDILTSTNPAKPKEVIGTFSKADKDLAEKAMQAALKAFESWKTVCPKERARYLLKAAAIMRRKKAELTAWLILEIGKSYAEADGDVAEAIDFLDFYGREMIRLGGPQPLTPYAGEENELYYVALGVGLVVPPWNFPLAILVGMTSAAIVAGNTVLLKPSSETPAIAYQFVKIMEEAGLPKGVLNFVPGPGASVGDMLVAHPKTRFIAFTGSKEVGLRINEMAAKPQKGQLWIKRVVAEMGGKDSIIVDKEADLDLAADGITAAAFGFQGQKCSACSRAIVDASVYDEIVKKVVERTKKLKIGTPEEAANNYGPVSSKSAYESILEYIEIGKKEGKVEHGGNKHDTADGGFYIEPTIFSGIDPMARISQEEIFGPVLAFIKANDFDHALEIANNTEFGLTGAVYSRNRQKLEKARREFHCGNLYINRKCTGALVGVHPFGGFNMSGTDSKAGGRDYLLLFTQAKSVSEKF; encoded by the coding sequence ATGATTCATGAGTTTCAAAACGAAGCATTTACAGACTTTAGCCAGAGCGCCAATTGTGACGCCCTCAAAGCAGCCATCACAAAAGTGCGTGGCGAACTGGGTAAGAAATACCCCCTTGTCATCGACGGCGAAAAAATCGAAACTCAGGACATCCTGACGTCCACCAACCCCGCTAAACCCAAAGAAGTAATTGGCACTTTTAGCAAAGCTGACAAAGACCTGGCCGAAAAGGCAATGCAAGCGGCACTCAAGGCTTTTGAAAGCTGGAAGACTGTTTGTCCCAAAGAGCGTGCTCGCTATCTACTCAAAGCCGCTGCCATCATGCGTCGCAAAAAAGCTGAGCTGACGGCCTGGCTCATCCTTGAGATTGGCAAAAGCTATGCCGAAGCTGACGGTGATGTAGCCGAAGCAATTGATTTTCTCGATTTTTATGGCCGCGAAATGATCAGACTGGGCGGACCACAACCGCTCACACCATACGCTGGCGAAGAAAACGAACTTTATTACGTCGCTCTTGGTGTTGGACTTGTCGTCCCACCATGGAACTTCCCTCTCGCTATCCTGGTGGGCATGACCTCAGCAGCGATTGTGGCAGGCAACACTGTACTGCTCAAGCCGTCATCGGAAACACCGGCTATTGCCTACCAGTTTGTCAAAATCATGGAAGAAGCCGGTCTACCAAAAGGCGTACTCAACTTTGTACCAGGACCGGGAGCGAGTGTCGGCGACATGCTCGTCGCTCACCCCAAGACCAGATTTATCGCCTTTACCGGCTCCAAAGAAGTCGGTCTGCGCATCAACGAAATGGCCGCCAAACCACAAAAAGGACAACTCTGGATCAAGCGAGTGGTGGCCGAAATGGGCGGCAAAGACAGCATCATTGTTGATAAAGAAGCAGACCTAGATCTGGCAGCCGATGGCATCACAGCCGCTGCTTTTGGCTTCCAGGGTCAAAAGTGCTCAGCTTGCAGTCGCGCTATAGTCGATGCCTCTGTCTATGATGAAATAGTCAAAAAAGTTGTAGAGCGCACTAAAAAGCTCAAGATAGGCACACCGGAAGAAGCGGCTAACAATTATGGTCCAGTCAGCTCCAAATCAGCCTACGAAAGCATTTTAGAATACATAGAGATTGGCAAAAAAGAAGGCAAAGTGGAACACGGCGGCAACAAACACGACACTGCCGATGGTGGCTTCTATATCGAACCCACTATTTTTAGCGGTATCGATCCGATGGCTCGTATTTCACAGGAAGAAATCTTTGGACCAGTGCTGGCCTTTATCAAAGCCAATGACTTTGATCATGCTTTAGAAATCGCCAATAACACCGAGTTTGGCTTAACTGGAGCGGTATACAGCCGCAACCGCCAAAAACTAGAAAAGGCTCGTCGTGAATTTCATTGCGGCAATCTTTACATCAATCGCAAATGTACCGGAGCACTCGTCGGAGTCCATCCCTTTGGTGGCTTCAACATGAGCGGTACTGACTCAAAAGCGGGCGGACGGGACTATCTCTTACTGTTTACTCAGGCCAAATCTGTGTCAGAGAAATTTTAA